Proteins found in one Sorghum bicolor cultivar BTx623 chromosome 1, Sorghum_bicolor_NCBIv3, whole genome shotgun sequence genomic segment:
- the LOC8081072 gene encoding phytochrome B, producing MASGSRATPTRSPSSARPEAPRHAHHHHHHHSQSSGGSTSRAGGGGGGGGGGGGTAATATATATESVSKAVAQYTLDARLHAVFEQSGASGRSFDYSQSLRAPPTPSSEQQIAAYLSRIQRGGHIQPFGCTLAVADDSSFRLLAFSENAADLLDLSPHHSVPSLDSAAPPPVSLGADARLLFSPSSAVLLERAFAAREISLLNPLWIHSRVSSKPFYAILHRIDVGVVIDLEPARTEDPALSIAGAVQSQKLAVRAISRLQALPGGDIKLLCDTVVEHVRELTGYDRVMVYRFHEDEHGEVVAESRRDNLEPYLGLHYPATDIPQASRFLFRQNRVRMIADCHATPVRVIQDPGMSQPLCLVGSTLRAPHGCHAQYMANMGSIASLVMAVIISSGGDDEQTGRGGISSAMKLWGLVVCHHTSPRCIPFPLRYACEFLMQAFGLQLNMELQLAHQLSEKHILRTQTLLCDMLLRDSPTGIVTQSPSIMDLVKCDGAALYYHGKYYPLGVTPTESQIKDIIEWLTVCHGDSTGLSTDSLADAGYLGAAALGDAVCGMAVAYITPSDYLFWFRSHTAKEIKWGGAKHHPEDKDDGQRMHPRSSFKAFLEVVKSRSLPWENAEMDAIHSLQLILRDSFRDAAEGTSNSKAIVNGQVQLGELELRGINELSSVAREMVRLIETATVPIFAVDTDGCINGWNAKIAELTGLSVEEAMGKSLVNDLIFKESEEIVEKLLSRALRGEEDKNVEIKLKTFGSEQSNGAIFVIVNACSSRDYTQNIVGVCFVGQDVTGQKVVMDKFINIQGDYKAIVHNPNPLIPPIFASDENTSCSEWNTAMEKLTGWSRGEVVGKFLIGEVFGSFCRLKGPDALTKFMVVIHNAIGGQDYEKFPFSFFDKNGKYVQALLTANTRSKMDGKSIGAFCFLQIASAEIQQAFEIQRQQEKKCYARMKELAYICQEIKNPLSGIRFTNSLLQMTDLNDDQRQFLETCSACEKQMSKIVKDATLQSIEDGSLVLEKSEFSFGDVMNAVVSQAMLLLRERDLQLIRDIPDEIKDASAYGDQFRIQQVLADFLLSMVRSAPSENGWVEIQVRPNVKQNSDGTDTELFIFRFACPGEGLPADIVQDMFSNSQWSTQEGVGLSTCRKILKLMGGEVQYIRESERSFFLIVLELPQPRPAADREIS from the exons ATGGCGTCGGGCAGCCGCGCCACGCCCACGCGCTCCCCCTCCTCCGCGCGACCCGAGGCGCCGCGTCAcgcgcaccaccaccaccaccaccactcgcAGTCGTCGGGCGGGAGCACGTCCCGCGCGGGCGggggaggtggaggaggaggaggtggcggggGCACCGCGGCCACGGctacggccacggccacggagTCGGTCTCCAAGGCCGTGGCGCAGTACACCCTAGACGCGCGGCTCCACGCGGTGTTCGAGCAATCGGGCGCGTCGGGCCGCAGCTTCGACTACTCCCAGTCGCTGCGCGCGCCGCCCACGCCGTCCTCCGAGCAGCAGATCGCCGCCTACCTCTCCCGCATCCAGCGCGGCGGCCACATCCAGCCCTTCGGCTGCACGCTCGCCGTCGCCGACGACTCCTCCTTCCGCCTCCTCGCCTTCTCCGAGAACGCCGCCGACCTGCTCGACCTGTCGCCGCACCACTCCGTTCCCTCGCTCGATTCCGCGGCGCCGCCCCCCGTTTCCCTGGGTGCCGACGCGCGCCTCCTCTTCTCCCCCTCGTCCGCGGTCCTCCTGGAGCGCGCCTTCGCCGCGCGCGAGATCTCGCTGCTCAACCCGCTATGGATCCACTCCAGGGTCTCTTCCAAGCCGTTCTACGCCATCCTCCACCGCATCGACGTCGGCGTCGTCATCGACCTCGAGCCCGCCCGCACCGAGGACCCCGCTCTCTCCATCGCCGGCGCAGTCCAGTCCCAGAAACTCGCGGTCCGTGCCATCTCCCGCCTCCAGGCGCTACCTGGCGGGGACATCAAGCTCCTCTGCGACACAGTCGTGGAGCATGTTCGCGAGCTCACGGGTTACGACCGTGTCATGGTGTACAGGTTCCATGAAGACGAGCATGGGGAAGTTGTCGCCGAGAGCCGGCGCGATAACCTTGAGCCTTACCTCGGATTGCATTATCCCGCCACAGATATCCCCCAGGCATCGCGCTTCCTGTTCCGGCAGAACCGCGTGCGGATGATTGCTGATTGCCATGCCACCCCGGTGAGAGTCATACAAGATCCTGGGATGTCGCAGCCACTGTGTTTGGTAGGCTCCACGCTTCGTGCTCCACACGGGTGCCATGCGCAGTACATGGCGAACATGGGGTCAATTGCATCACTTGTTATGGCAGTCATCATTAGCAGTGGTGGTGATGACGAGCAAACAGGTCGGGGAGGCATCTCCTCGGCAATGAAGTTGTGGGGGTTAGTGGTGTGTCACCATACGTCACCACGGTGTATCCCTTTTCCATTGAGGTATGCTTGCGAGTTTCTCATGCAGGCATTTGGGCTGCAGCTCAACATGGAATTGCAGCTTGCGCATCAGCTGTCAGAGAAGCACATTTTGCGAACTCAGACGCTATTGTGTGACATGCTATTGCGAGATTCACCAACTGGCATCGTCACGCAGAGCCCCAGCATCATGGACCTTGTGAAGTGTGATGGGGCTGCACTGTATTATCATGGGAAGTACTATCCATTGGGTGTCACTCCCACTGAGTCTCAGATTAAGGATATCATTGAGTGGTTGACGGTGTGTCATGGGGACTCAACAGGGCTCAGCACAGACAGCCTTGCTGATGCAGGCTACCTTGGTGCTGCTGCATTAGGGGATGCTGTGTGTGGAATGGCGGTGGCTTATATTACACCGAGTGATTACTTGTTTTGGTTTCGGTCACACACAGCTAAAGAGATCAAATGGGGTGGCGCAAAGCATCACCCTGAGGATAAGGATGATGGTCAGAGGATGCACCCACGGTCATCATTCAAGGCATTTCTTGAAGTGGTTAAAAGCAGAAGCCTACCATGGGAGAATGCAGAAATGGACGCGATACATTCCTTGCAACTCATATTGCGTGACTCCTTCAGAGATGCTGCAGAGGGCACTAGCAACTCAAAAGCCATTGTCAATGGACAAGTTCAGCTTGGGGAGCTAGAATTGCGGGGGATAAATGAGCTTAGCTCTGTAGCAAGAGAGATGGTTCGGTTGATAGAGACAGCAACAGTACCCATATTTGCAGTAGATACTGATGGATGTATAAATGGTTGGAATGCGAAAATTGCTGAGTTGACAGGCCTTTCAGTTGAGGAGGCAATGGGCAAATCTCTGGTAAACGATCTTATCTTCAAGGAATCTGAGGAGATAGTCGAAAAGCTACTCTCACGAGCTTTAAGAG GTGAGGAAGACAAAAATGTGGAGATAAAGTTGAAGACATTTGGGTCAGAGCAATCTAACGGAGCAATATTTGTTATTGTCAATGCTTGTTCCAGTAGAGATTACACACAAAATATTGTTGGTGTCTGTTTTGTTGGACAAGATGTCACAGGACAAAAGGTGGTCATGGATAAATTTATCAACATACAAGGGGACTATAAAGCTATTGTACACAATCCTAATCCTCTGATACCCCCAATTTTTGCATCAGATGAGAACACTTCTTGTTCAGAATGGAACACAGCCATGGAAAAACTTACAGGATGGTCGAGAGGTGAAGTTGTTGGTAAATTTCTTATTGGAGAGGTGTTTGGAAGTTTTTGTCGACTCAAGGGCCCAGATGcattgacaaagttcatggttgTCATTCACAATGCTATAGGAGGGCAGGATTATGAGAAGTTCCCTTTTTCATTTTTCGACAAGAATGGAAAGTATGTGCAGGCCTTATTGACCGCCAACACAAGGAGCAAAATGGATGGTAAATCCATTGGCGCCTTTTGTTTTTTGCAGATTGCAAGCGCTGAAATACAGCAAGCCTTTGAGATTCAGAGACAACAAGAAAAGAAGTGTTATGCAAGGATGAAAGAATTGGCCTATATTTGCCAGGAGATAAAGAATCCTCTTAGTGGCATCCGATTTACCAACTCTCTGTTGCAAATGACTGATTTAAATGATGATCAGAGGCAGTTCCTTGAAACTTGCTCTGCTTGTGAGAAACAGATGTCCAAGATTGTTAAGGACGCCACTCTCCAAAGTATTGAGGACGG CTCTTTGGTACTTGAGAAAAGTGAGTTTTCTTTTGGAGACGTTATGAATGCTGTTGTCAGCCAAGCAATGTTATTGTTGAGGGAGAGGGATTTACAACTTATTCGGGATATCCCTGATGAAATCAAGGATGCATCAGCATATGGTGATCAATTTAGAATTCAACAAGTTTTGGCTGACTTCTTGCTAAGCATGGTGCGATCTGCTCCGTCCGAGAATGGCTGGGTAGAAATACAAGTCAGACCAAATGTAAAACAGAATTCTGACGGAACAGATACAGAGCTTTTCATCTTCAG GTTTGCCTGCCCTGGTGAGGGCCTTCCCGCTGACATTGTCCAGGATATGTTCAGCAATTCCCAGTGGTCAACCCAAGAAGGCGTAGGACTAAGCACATGCAGGAAGATCCTCAAATTGATGGGCGGTGAGGTCCAATACATCAGGGAGTCAGAGCGGAGTTTCTTCCTCATCGTCCTCGAGCTGCCCCAGCCTCGTCCAGCAGCTGATAGAGAAATCAGTTGA